A region from the Aegilops tauschii subsp. strangulata cultivar AL8/78 chromosome 5, Aet v6.0, whole genome shotgun sequence genome encodes:
- the LOC141022694 gene encoding uncharacterized protein, translated as MHILGHNPTVWVVVRVGLQGEFFEDGKEPDREATAEELKMWQYNTQACDILFNGLCPKEFNKISRLENAMEIWVTLIDMHKGTESVKESMLDVLQSQLDKFKMKGGERVAKMYSRLFLIRNEIAGLGSE; from the coding sequence atgcatattcttggtcatAACCCCACTGTTTGGGTTGTTGTTCGtgttggcttgcaaggtgaattctttgaggATGGTAAAGAACCGGATCGTGAAGCAACagcggaagaattgaagatgtggcAATACAACACACAAGCATGTGACATTCTGTTCAACGGTTTGTGCCCCAAGGAGTTCAACAAGATTAGCCGCCTCGAGAATGCAATGGAAATTTGGgttactttgattgatatgcacaaaggtaccgagtccgtcaaggaatccatGTTGGATGTGCTTCAGAGTCAACTTGATAAGTTCAAGATGAAGGGTGGTGAACGAGTCGCcaaaatgtactctaggcttttTCTCATCagaaatgagattgccggcttaggaagtgaataG